One segment of Choristoneura fumiferana chromosome 26, NRCan_CFum_1, whole genome shotgun sequence DNA contains the following:
- the ytr gene encoding U4/U6.U5 small nuclear ribonucleoprotein 27 kDa protein yantar, which produces MGRSPSPPRRREDRRRNRDHDRDRDRERRRPRTRSRSRSLDRRRRSPDRRRSPSPSRRRRSRSSSGGPSSSFAPKRKTFGERPIVTPADLEGKSPEEQEMLKVMGFCGFDTTKGKKVEDNVEGEVHVVLKRKYRQYMNRKGGFNRPLDFVA; this is translated from the coding sequence ATGGGTCGGTCGCCGAGCCCACCGAGGCGACGGGAAGATCGTCGTAGGAACAGAGATCACGACCGGGACCGGGACCGTGAGAGGCGGAGGCCCCGCACGCGGTCCCGGTCTCGCTCCCTAGACCGCCGGCGGCGCTCCCCCGACCGGCGGCGCTCTCCTTCACCCTCGCGAAGACGACGATCGCGATCCAGTTCTGGTGGCCCTTCTTCATCTTTCGCGCCCAAAAGGAAGACTTTCGGAGAACGCCCGATCGTAACTCCCGCAGACTTAGAGGGAAAATCTCCTGAAGAACAAGAAATGTTAAAAGTTATGGGCTTCTGTGGCTTTGATACTACTAAAGGTAAGAAAGTTGAAGATAATGTTGAAGGAGAAGTCCATGTTGTTCTAAAAAGGAAATACCGCCAGTATATGAATAGGAAAGGAGGTTTTAATAGGCCTTTGGACTTTGTGGCGTAA